Proteins encoded in a region of the Sporichthya brevicatena genome:
- a CDS encoding (2Fe-2S)-binding protein, with translation MSPSSCTARLEKTLVAINVNVDGRSASHDVEPRLLLVHYLRDVLGKGGTPVGCDTSNCGACTVSLNGQSVKSCTVLAVQADGADVLTIEGLADTVDSDLHPVQEAFRECHGLQCGYCTPGMIMASVDLLKENPNPSEAEIREGLEGNLCRCTGYHNIVRAVQTAAAAMGSGVTA, from the coding sequence ATGAGCCCGTCCTCCTGTACCGCCCGGTTGGAGAAGACCTTGGTAGCGATCAATGTCAATGTCGACGGACGATCCGCGTCCCACGACGTAGAGCCCCGCCTGCTCCTCGTCCATTACCTCCGTGACGTGCTCGGCAAGGGCGGAACGCCCGTCGGGTGCGACACCTCGAACTGCGGGGCCTGCACGGTCTCGCTCAACGGCCAGTCGGTGAAGAGCTGCACCGTGCTGGCCGTGCAGGCGGACGGCGCCGACGTCCTCACCATCGAGGGCCTGGCCGACACCGTGGACAGCGATCTGCACCCGGTGCAGGAGGCGTTCCGCGAGTGTCACGGCCTCCAGTGCGGTTACTGCACGCCCGGCATGATCATGGCGTCGGTCGACCTGCTGAAGGAGAACCCGAACCCGAGCGAGGCCGAGATCCGTGAAGGTCTGGAGGGCAACCTCTGCCGGTGCACGGGCTACCACAACATCGTGCGTGCGGTGCAGACCGCGGCCGCGGCGATGGGCTCGGGGGTGACGGCATGA
- a CDS encoding vWA domain-containing protein, with protein MAGFVRTLRAAGMVADTGRFEAMLRALHTLDVRRGVDAYWAGRLTLCTGPEDIARFDAAFAAYFGGEIPRNAALGLQKTPSRVVGITALDTLDGETDAPTETQELATEASDTDLLRQADFATLTDEQREEVRRMLAQLAAVGPTRRSLRTEAAARGDVDPRRVLRAMLRRGGETVELPRKSKRDRPRRIVLLLDVSGSMEPYAEAYLRFAHTLSRRRPAVEVFTIGTRLTRITRAMSARDPDAALKAVAAAVPDWSGGTRLGELLQAFLDRWGQRGMARGAVVVIASDGWERGEVDLLADQMARLRRLARAVVWVNPHVGKEGFAPTAAGMSAALPHIDRLVSGHSVEAFAELAKLLSEDFLRAARLWPVPRSAA; from the coding sequence ATGGCCGGTTTCGTCCGGACGCTGCGGGCCGCGGGGATGGTCGCCGACACCGGACGGTTCGAGGCGATGCTGCGGGCGCTCCACACCCTCGACGTCCGGCGCGGGGTCGACGCGTACTGGGCCGGCCGGCTGACGCTGTGCACCGGACCCGAGGACATCGCCCGCTTCGACGCGGCGTTCGCGGCGTACTTCGGCGGGGAGATCCCGCGCAACGCCGCCCTCGGCCTGCAGAAGACGCCGAGCCGGGTCGTCGGCATCACCGCCCTCGACACGCTCGACGGCGAGACCGACGCCCCGACCGAGACGCAGGAGCTCGCGACCGAGGCCTCGGACACCGACCTGCTGCGCCAGGCCGACTTCGCGACGCTGACCGACGAGCAGCGGGAGGAGGTTCGGCGGATGCTGGCCCAGCTCGCCGCCGTCGGGCCGACGCGCCGGAGCCTGCGCACCGAGGCCGCCGCCCGCGGGGACGTCGACCCGCGCCGGGTGCTGCGCGCGATGCTCCGCCGTGGCGGGGAGACCGTCGAACTCCCCCGGAAGAGCAAACGCGACCGGCCGCGCCGGATCGTCCTGCTCCTCGACGTCTCCGGGTCCATGGAGCCCTACGCCGAGGCGTACCTGCGCTTCGCGCACACGCTGAGCCGCCGGCGGCCGGCCGTCGAGGTCTTCACGATCGGGACGCGGCTGACACGCATCACCCGCGCGATGTCCGCGCGCGACCCGGACGCGGCGCTGAAGGCGGTCGCGGCCGCGGTGCCCGACTGGTCCGGCGGCACGCGCCTCGGCGAGTTGCTCCAGGCCTTCCTCGACCGCTGGGGCCAGCGGGGCATGGCGCGCGGCGCCGTCGTCGTCATCGCCAGCGACGGGTGGGAGCGGGGCGAGGTGGACCTGCTCGCCGACCAGATGGCGCGGCTGCGGCGACTCGCCCGGGCGGTCGTCTGGGTCAACCCGCACGTCGGCAAGGAGGGGTTCGCGCCGACCGCCGCCGGGATGTCGGCCGCACTACCCCATATCGACCGACTTGTCTCGGGCCATTCGGTGGAGGCGTTCGCCGAACTCGCGAAATTGCTGTCCGAGGACTTTCTCCGGGCCGCTCGCCTCTGGCCCGTTCCAAGGTCCGCTGCCTAG
- a CDS encoding MoxR family ATPase, translating to MSDGTLATQFANPEELARALDGVDYLADPGIATAAFLALRLGRPLFLEGEAGVGKTALAHALAKLSGTPLIRLQCYEGIDAAQALYDWDFPRQLLHLRAAEAAGGADAARLEGELYDRRFLLARPLLQAIETSPAVLLVDELDRADDEFEAFLLEVLSDFTISIPELGTIHTDTPPVVVVTSNRTREVHDALKRRCLYHWLDHPPYEREVEILRRRLPDVTEELADQVAYATGVLRELNLLKPPGIAESLDWTAALLALGARRLDVDAAARTLGAVLKYREDTDRVTTAGLAQLVR from the coding sequence GTGAGCGACGGCACCCTCGCGACGCAGTTCGCGAACCCCGAGGAGCTGGCCCGGGCCCTGGACGGGGTCGACTACCTCGCGGACCCCGGCATCGCGACCGCGGCGTTCCTCGCCCTGCGGCTGGGGCGGCCCCTGTTCCTCGAAGGTGAGGCCGGGGTCGGGAAGACCGCCCTGGCGCACGCGCTGGCGAAACTGTCGGGCACTCCCCTGATCCGGCTCCAGTGCTACGAGGGCATCGACGCGGCCCAGGCGCTCTACGACTGGGACTTCCCCCGCCAGCTGCTGCACCTGCGCGCGGCCGAGGCGGCCGGCGGCGCGGACGCGGCACGGCTGGAGGGCGAGCTCTACGACCGCCGGTTCCTGCTGGCGCGGCCGCTGCTGCAGGCGATCGAGACCAGCCCGGCCGTCCTGCTCGTCGACGAGCTCGACCGCGCCGACGACGAGTTCGAGGCGTTCCTGCTCGAGGTCCTCTCGGACTTCACGATCTCGATCCCCGAGCTCGGGACGATCCACACCGACACGCCCCCGGTCGTCGTCGTCACCTCGAACCGGACGCGCGAGGTCCACGACGCCTTGAAGCGGCGCTGCCTCTACCACTGGCTGGACCACCCGCCGTACGAGCGCGAGGTCGAGATCCTGCGACGGCGGCTGCCGGACGTCACCGAGGAGCTCGCCGACCAGGTCGCCTACGCGACGGGCGTGCTGCGGGAGCTGAACCTGCTCAAGCCGCCGGGGATCGCGGAGTCGCTGGACTGGACCGCGGCCCTGCTCGCCCTCGGGGCGCGGCGTCTCGACGTCGACGCCGCGGCGCGGACCCTCGGCGCGGTGCTCAAGTACCGCGAGGACACCGACCGCGTCACCACCGCCGGCCTGGCGCAACTCGTCCGCTGA
- a CDS encoding TMEM165/GDT1 family protein translates to MANAAVVAGTAFGVIFLAELPDKTMFASLAMGARMRARYVWLGTSSAFAVHATLAALVGGALAQLPDRPVKLASAAMFALGALLILRGSSETVDESGFDATQRFWPAYSAGFLAVFVSEWGDLTQITTANLAANNSALAVGIGAFVALCAVSGLALAAGRTIATKVPLLVVRRVAAGVMVTLSLWSLVQAFS, encoded by the coding sequence GTGGCGAACGCAGCGGTGGTGGCCGGGACGGCCTTCGGGGTCATCTTCCTGGCGGAGCTGCCGGACAAGACGATGTTCGCCTCGCTCGCGATGGGCGCCCGGATGCGGGCGCGGTACGTCTGGCTCGGAACCAGCTCGGCGTTCGCCGTCCACGCGACGCTCGCGGCCCTCGTCGGCGGGGCGCTGGCCCAGCTCCCGGACCGCCCGGTCAAGCTCGCCTCGGCCGCGATGTTCGCGCTCGGGGCCCTGCTGATCCTGCGCGGGTCCTCGGAGACCGTCGACGAGTCCGGCTTCGACGCCACCCAGCGGTTCTGGCCCGCCTACAGCGCCGGCTTCCTCGCCGTCTTCGTCAGCGAGTGGGGCGACCTCACCCAGATCACCACCGCGAACCTCGCCGCCAACAACAGCGCGCTCGCGGTCGGGATCGGCGCCTTCGTGGCCCTGTGCGCCGTCTCCGGGCTGGCTCTCGCCGCCGGACGGACGATCGCGACCAAGGTGCCGCTGCTCGTCGTCCGGCGGGTCGCCGCCGGGGTGATGGTGACGCTCTCGCTCTGGTCCCTGGTCCAGGCGTTCAGCTGA
- a CDS encoding alpha/beta hydrolase, whose product MAATVVLVHGAFHGSGYWAPTLKGLANLGINALAPDLPGRGADTRPQPDLLGDIAALTEVLDGVPGPIVLVGHSYGGAVVTGAGLHPNVEHVVVLAGYLLEEGETINTAGVVGEVEGIDHTGRPNLRDALSIEDGVATILPEPARPIFYSDFDDEQYAEIITMLSPQRLDSFNQHPGKYAFYEKKSTFLVCNNDMVIHPHIQRIMARRTTRAAAWDCGHFPMITEADKTVRFLAKIAGQV is encoded by the coding sequence ATGGCAGCGACTGTTGTTCTCGTTCACGGCGCCTTCCACGGCAGCGGTTACTGGGCCCCCACGCTCAAGGGCCTCGCGAATCTCGGCATCAACGCTCTGGCCCCCGACCTCCCCGGCCGCGGCGCCGACACCCGGCCCCAGCCGGACCTGCTCGGTGACATCGCCGCGCTGACCGAGGTCCTGGACGGCGTACCGGGTCCGATCGTCCTCGTCGGGCACTCCTACGGCGGCGCGGTCGTCACCGGCGCGGGCCTGCACCCCAACGTCGAGCACGTCGTCGTCCTCGCCGGGTACCTCCTGGAGGAGGGCGAGACGATCAACACCGCCGGCGTGGTCGGCGAGGTCGAGGGCATCGACCACACCGGCCGGCCCAACCTGCGCGACGCGCTCTCCATCGAGGACGGGGTGGCGACGATCCTCCCCGAGCCGGCCCGGCCGATCTTCTACTCGGACTTCGACGACGAGCAGTACGCCGAGATCATCACGATGCTGAGCCCGCAGCGGCTCGACTCGTTCAACCAGCACCCCGGCAAGTACGCCTTCTACGAGAAGAAGTCGACCTTCCTGGTCTGCAACAACGACATGGTCATCCACCCGCACATCCAGCGGATCATGGCCCGCCGCACCACCCGGGCCGCGGCCTGGGACTGCGGCCACTTCCCGATGATCACCGAGGCGGACAAGACCGTCCGGTTCCTGGCGAAGATCGCCGGACAGGTCTGA
- a CDS encoding MEDS domain-containing protein yields the protein MSAPTLSAERLTTAPGDHVCAFYRGEAERREILREFLAAGLAAGAPCLCIAGDADREWLAQTLGPDLALDSYPATYTHGGAFDREHLLSYWQAWGEAHGRGTRTASDMSWAEAAFGTPVLEEFMAYEAETTALARQLDATALCLYDLERLGRHVIIPALRAHPVVLVSGVLVRNPYCEAR from the coding sequence ATGAGCGCCCCGACCCTGTCCGCGGAACGGTTGACGACCGCCCCGGGCGACCACGTCTGCGCCTTCTACCGGGGCGAGGCGGAGCGGCGGGAGATCCTGCGCGAGTTCCTCGCCGCCGGGCTTGCCGCGGGGGCGCCGTGCCTGTGCATCGCCGGCGACGCCGACCGGGAGTGGCTGGCCCAGACCCTCGGACCCGACCTGGCGCTGGACTCCTACCCCGCGACCTACACCCACGGCGGCGCCTTCGACCGGGAGCACCTGCTCTCCTACTGGCAGGCCTGGGGCGAGGCGCACGGTCGCGGGACGCGCACGGCGAGCGACATGAGCTGGGCCGAGGCGGCGTTCGGGACGCCCGTCCTCGAGGAGTTCATGGCCTACGAGGCCGAGACCACCGCGCTGGCCCGCCAGCTCGACGCGACCGCCCTGTGCCTGTACGACCTGGAGCGGCTCGGGCGGCACGTGATCATCCCCGCGCTGCGGGCGCACCCCGTCGTCCTCGTCAGTGGTGTCCTGGTTCGCAACCCGTACTGCGAGGCGCGGTAA
- a CDS encoding PucR family transcriptional regulator — protein MADEDEVARLRRQLSDLHGLFVLGMLMTETRDADEIVALALGSAPALGPCSSVEAQLEAGSEDEVARPATAWSAAYPLHGPGGLRGHLVVGADAPPPAEAEFLWRVLAHQTGTSLANAELHQQALAEAAAADAAKERLAATVSDLERTVEIHEALARVSAAGGGEAGIAAAVAELTGRGVAVEDRFGNLRAWAGPGRPDPYPKPDRRARAELIRRAQAEGRPLRADGRLLALAQPRDDVLGVLVLADPDGDAGPLDTVALQHGAVVLAMELAHVRTLAETELRLRRDLVSDLTTGTDAAGAHLRAQALGHDLHQPHQVLAIGGAETDELADAVDAAVTRLGLTALTGRRSDTVLLLAAAPVPTADLLAAVGDRLARAVAIGVGRVCSAPADYPDSCREALLALDVRLNSADPHGATTYADLGIFRLLAAGGPNPELDAFVQQWLGALLEYDARHRSDLVRTLIEYLERGGNYDETAQAVAVHRSTLRYRLQRIREISGYDLADVDSRFNLHVATRAWRILQGAPR, from the coding sequence ATGGCTGACGAGGACGAGGTCGCACGGCTGCGCCGGCAGCTCTCGGACCTGCACGGACTGTTCGTCCTCGGGATGCTGATGACCGAGACCCGGGACGCCGACGAGATCGTCGCCCTCGCGCTCGGGTCGGCCCCGGCGCTCGGGCCGTGCTCGTCGGTCGAGGCGCAGCTGGAGGCGGGGTCGGAGGACGAGGTCGCCCGCCCCGCCACGGCGTGGAGCGCCGCCTATCCCCTGCACGGCCCCGGCGGGCTGCGGGGCCACCTCGTCGTCGGGGCGGACGCGCCGCCCCCGGCGGAGGCCGAGTTCCTCTGGCGGGTACTCGCCCACCAGACCGGGACCTCGCTGGCCAACGCCGAGCTGCACCAGCAGGCGCTCGCCGAGGCCGCGGCCGCGGACGCCGCGAAGGAGCGGCTGGCCGCGACGGTGTCCGACCTGGAGCGCACGGTCGAGATCCACGAGGCCCTCGCCCGGGTGAGCGCGGCCGGCGGCGGCGAGGCCGGGATCGCCGCGGCGGTCGCGGAGCTGACCGGGCGGGGCGTCGCCGTCGAGGACCGCTTCGGCAACCTGCGCGCGTGGGCCGGTCCCGGCCGTCCGGACCCGTACCCGAAGCCGGATCGCCGGGCCCGCGCCGAGCTGATCCGCCGCGCCCAGGCCGAGGGCCGCCCGCTGCGCGCCGACGGCCGGCTGCTCGCGCTGGCCCAGCCGCGGGACGACGTCCTCGGCGTCCTCGTCCTGGCCGACCCGGACGGCGACGCCGGGCCGCTCGACACCGTCGCGCTGCAGCACGGGGCGGTGGTGCTGGCGATGGAGCTCGCGCACGTCCGGACCCTCGCCGAGACCGAGCTGCGACTGCGGCGGGACCTGGTCTCGGACCTGACGACCGGCACCGACGCGGCCGGCGCGCACCTGCGCGCGCAGGCGCTCGGCCACGACCTGCACCAGCCGCACCAGGTGCTCGCGATCGGCGGGGCGGAGACCGACGAGCTCGCCGACGCCGTCGACGCCGCGGTCACCCGGCTCGGGCTGACGGCGCTGACCGGCCGCCGCTCGGACACGGTGCTCCTGCTCGCCGCCGCCCCGGTGCCGACGGCCGACCTGCTCGCCGCGGTCGGCGACCGGCTCGCCCGCGCCGTGGCGATCGGGGTCGGGCGGGTCTGCTCGGCGCCGGCGGACTACCCCGACTCGTGCCGGGAGGCGCTGCTCGCGCTCGACGTCCGGCTGAACTCGGCGGATCCCCACGGCGCGACGACCTACGCCGACCTCGGGATCTTCCGTCTCCTCGCCGCGGGCGGGCCGAACCCCGAGCTCGACGCGTTCGTCCAGCAGTGGCTCGGCGCGCTGCTGGAGTACGACGCCCGGCACCGGTCCGACCTGGTCCGGACGCTGATCGAGTACCTCGAACGCGGCGGCAACTACGACGAGACCGCGCAGGCCGTCGCCGTCCACCGGAGCACGCTGCGCTACCGGCTCCAGCGGATCCGGGAGATCAGCGGCTACGACCTCGCCGACGTCGACAGCCGGTTCAACCTGCACGTCGCGACCCGGGCTTGGCGGATCCTCCAAGGCGCGCCGCGCTGA
- a CDS encoding NAD(P)/FAD-dependent oxidoreductase has protein sequence MSRREQADVVVVGARVAGSPAAIELARRGRKVVVLDSSTFPSDTLSTHVVFPTLTAELAALGALEPLLATGTPKQPKVLINHGGIDVHWDYTPVDGYDFGMCPRRTTLDGVLVDVAREAGAEIREATKVTGLEWTAGRVSGVHYKDREGNTGTIGCKLVIGADGRRSTVASLVGSAVPYRRDENGRGLVFMYVDDPYPADSEERSQLFQWRVGDTLGMYFPTCDNGAVVLFMPPREQVNWFGQDLVHWNERLNQYPMLKERIAGGAPRTKLRKASDPFSYFRKSSGPGWALVGDAGHFKDPVIAQGIRDGVHYGRKLGQAAAAALDDPTWLDRALFDWELDRDRECVISYHFALRLSKTHPVSPVELEIWKASEHDPQRARRLADAFGRTLSPEKLLNYPDLITWTARGFLDRRQSNRDVLGDVTRELSTKARLYRDLARISRGKRLVPRNWEAWGGTKPIPPEKLTADHVAPRQPQRSDLARDEGELVRASANGVHPAPTLEQAS, from the coding sequence ATGAGCAGGCGTGAGCAGGCGGACGTCGTGGTGGTGGGTGCCCGCGTGGCCGGATCCCCGGCGGCGATCGAACTGGCCCGGCGCGGCCGGAAGGTCGTCGTGCTCGACTCCTCGACCTTCCCCTCCGACACGCTCTCGACCCACGTCGTCTTCCCGACGCTGACCGCCGAGCTCGCCGCCCTCGGGGCGCTGGAACCGCTGCTCGCGACCGGGACCCCCAAGCAGCCGAAGGTGCTGATCAACCACGGCGGGATCGACGTCCATTGGGACTACACCCCGGTCGACGGCTACGACTTCGGCATGTGCCCCCGGCGTACGACGCTCGACGGCGTCCTGGTCGACGTGGCCCGCGAGGCCGGCGCCGAGATCCGCGAGGCCACGAAGGTCACCGGGCTGGAGTGGACGGCCGGGCGTGTGAGCGGTGTCCACTACAAGGACCGCGAGGGCAACACCGGGACGATCGGCTGCAAGCTCGTCATCGGCGCCGACGGCCGCCGGTCGACGGTGGCCTCGCTGGTCGGGTCCGCGGTGCCGTACCGCCGCGACGAGAACGGCCGCGGCCTGGTCTTCATGTACGTCGACGACCCGTACCCCGCGGACAGCGAGGAGCGGTCGCAGCTGTTCCAGTGGCGCGTCGGTGACACCCTCGGCATGTACTTCCCGACGTGCGACAACGGCGCGGTCGTGCTGTTCATGCCGCCGCGCGAGCAGGTCAACTGGTTCGGCCAGGACCTCGTCCACTGGAACGAGCGCCTGAACCAGTACCCGATGCTCAAGGAGCGCATCGCCGGCGGCGCCCCGCGCACCAAGCTGCGCAAGGCCTCCGACCCGTTCTCCTACTTCCGCAAGTCCTCCGGCCCCGGCTGGGCGCTGGTCGGCGACGCCGGGCACTTCAAGGACCCGGTCATCGCGCAGGGCATCCGCGACGGCGTCCACTACGGCCGCAAGCTCGGCCAGGCCGCCGCGGCGGCGCTCGACGACCCGACGTGGCTCGACCGCGCCCTGTTCGACTGGGAGCTCGACCGCGACCGGGAGTGCGTCATCAGCTACCACTTCGCGCTCCGCCTCTCGAAGACGCACCCGGTCTCGCCGGTGGAGCTGGAGATCTGGAAGGCCAGCGAGCACGACCCGCAGCGGGCCCGCCGCCTCGCCGACGCCTTCGGCCGGACGCTCTCGCCCGAGAAGCTCCTCAACTACCCGGACCTGATCACCTGGACCGCCCGCGGCTTCCTGGACCGGCGGCAGTCGAATCGCGACGTCCTCGGCGACGTCACGCGCGAGCTGAGCACCAAGGCCCGGCTCTACCGCGACCTCGCCCGCATCTCGCGCGGCAAGCGGCTCGTGCCCCGGAACTGGGAGGCGTGGGGCGGCACCAAACCGATCCCGCCGGAGAAGCTGACGGCTGATCACGTGGCGCCGCGTCAGCCGCAGCGCAGCGACCTCGCCCGCGACGAGGGCGAGCTCGTGCGCGCCTCCGCCAACGGCGTCCACCCCGCACCGACCCTGGAGCAGGCCTCGTGA
- a CDS encoding carbon-nitrogen hydrolase family protein produces MSNTVRIAVVQPALKIGEVEANMARCEALVRDAHRQHNPQVIVLPEAFTSPNVYDERLRNCAMPVDGAPYQLLKRLARELDCTVGGGFLAKRGQDTRNTFVLADPDGTTNLHDKDEPSVWEYCYYTPGTDPGVFSHRFGTVGLACGFETGRSRTARRMAAARVNLILAGCCWPSYPTWAFPRGWFNRDMEYYRVWAADTTRTLARAVGAPAATAWHVGNIKGKTPAMPGIPWNTIMTGESQICERDGTVLARMTYEDGEGSVAADVKIADPQPVDIIPSGFWIRPQPVTMHFVWHYMKQHGRLRYKLDKKLGRFPWADEYPDTDLPNYNPGLAPAEAPADAPVAAVPAEAPSDQQAVKA; encoded by the coding sequence GTGAGCAACACCGTCCGCATCGCCGTCGTCCAGCCCGCCCTGAAGATCGGGGAGGTGGAGGCGAACATGGCGCGCTGCGAGGCTCTCGTCCGCGACGCGCACCGGCAGCACAACCCGCAGGTGATCGTGCTGCCCGAGGCCTTCACCTCGCCCAACGTCTACGACGAGCGGCTGCGCAACTGCGCGATGCCCGTCGACGGGGCGCCGTACCAGCTGCTCAAGCGACTCGCCCGCGAGCTCGACTGCACCGTCGGCGGCGGCTTTCTCGCCAAGCGGGGCCAGGACACCCGGAACACGTTCGTCCTCGCCGACCCGGACGGCACGACCAACCTGCACGACAAGGACGAGCCGAGCGTGTGGGAGTACTGCTACTACACGCCCGGCACCGACCCCGGCGTCTTCAGCCACCGGTTCGGCACCGTCGGGCTGGCGTGCGGCTTCGAGACCGGCCGCTCCCGCACCGCGCGACGCATGGCGGCGGCGCGCGTGAACCTCATCCTCGCCGGGTGCTGCTGGCCGTCGTACCCGACGTGGGCGTTCCCGCGCGGCTGGTTCAACCGCGACATGGAGTACTACCGCGTCTGGGCCGCTGACACGACCCGGACGCTGGCCCGCGCCGTCGGCGCCCCCGCCGCGACGGCGTGGCACGTCGGGAACATCAAGGGCAAGACGCCCGCGATGCCCGGCATCCCGTGGAACACGATCATGACCGGCGAGTCCCAGATCTGCGAGCGCGACGGCACCGTCCTGGCCCGCATGACCTACGAGGACGGCGAGGGCTCGGTCGCCGCCGACGTGAAGATCGCCGACCCCCAGCCGGTCGACATCATCCCGTCCGGGTTCTGGATCCGCCCCCAGCCGGTGACGATGCACTTCGTCTGGCACTACATGAAGCAGCACGGCCGGCTGCGCTACAAGCTCGACAAGAAGCTCGGCCGCTTCCCGTGGGCCGACGAGTACCCGGACACCGACCTGCCCAACTACAACCCGGGCCTCGCCCCGGCCGAAGCCCCGGCGGACGCCCCGGTCGCCGCGGTCCCGGCCGAGGCCCCGTCAGATCAGCAGGCGGTGAAGGCCTGA
- a CDS encoding NADPH-dependent FMN reductase: protein MATRVGYFVGSLSSTSINRVLSRALIRLAPEHLEFTEIPIGNLPLYSPDHDANYPPQALALKEAIAGSDAVLFVTPEYNRSIPGALKNAIDWASRPWGQNSFHHMPAAVIGASIGAIGTAVGQQSLRAVLSFCNARQMTSPEAYVHFTPEVFRDDGEITDPSTAEFLTDYMQEFATHIERVLTVIPRR from the coding sequence ATGGCCACCCGCGTGGGGTACTTCGTCGGCAGCCTGTCGTCGACCTCGATCAACCGGGTCCTCAGCCGCGCGCTGATCCGCCTGGCCCCGGAGCACCTGGAGTTCACCGAGATCCCGATCGGGAACCTGCCGCTCTACAGCCCCGACCACGACGCGAACTACCCGCCGCAGGCGCTCGCGCTGAAGGAGGCGATCGCCGGCTCCGACGCGGTTCTGTTCGTCACGCCGGAGTACAACCGGTCGATCCCGGGGGCGTTGAAGAACGCCATCGACTGGGCCTCGCGGCCGTGGGGACAGAACTCCTTCCACCACATGCCGGCGGCGGTGATCGGGGCGTCGATCGGCGCGATCGGGACCGCCGTGGGCCAGCAGAGCCTGCGCGCGGTGCTGAGCTTCTGCAACGCGCGGCAGATGACCTCGCCGGAGGCCTACGTCCACTTCACGCCCGAGGTGTTCCGCGACGACGGAGAGATCACCGACCCCTCGACCGCGGAGTTCCTGACCGACTACATGCAGGAGTTCGCGACCCACATCGAACGCGTCCTCACCGTCATCCCCCGGCGGTAA
- a CDS encoding methyltransferase, which produces MDRNVTPDAILQLGFGFWGAKTLLSAVELGVFTALADGPKPLPVLSAEFGLHPRSAVDFFDALVALGMLTRDDNGYANTPATAAYLDRNSPTYVGGILEMANARLYTHWGNLTEALRTGEPQNEAKGGGDDLFDALYSDPDRLQQFLRAMTGASLGPAYALAEAFPWKDYSSFLDVGCAQGAVPVALAKAHPHLTGAGFDLPAVEPIFTEYVTEHGVADRVTFAGGDFFTDDLPNADVVVMGRILHDWPFETKFELLGKAYDALPEGGALIVYETLIDDDRRENAFGLLMSLNMLIETQGGFDYTGKDCSGWMTLVGFTETRVQHLAGPVSMVVGIK; this is translated from the coding sequence ATGGACCGGAACGTCACGCCCGACGCGATCCTGCAGCTCGGCTTCGGGTTCTGGGGCGCGAAGACGCTCCTGAGCGCGGTCGAGCTCGGCGTGTTCACCGCGCTGGCCGACGGACCGAAGCCGCTGCCGGTGCTGTCCGCGGAGTTCGGGCTGCACCCGCGCTCGGCGGTCGACTTCTTCGACGCGCTCGTCGCCCTCGGAATGCTGACCCGGGACGACAACGGCTACGCCAACACCCCCGCGACCGCGGCGTACCTGGACCGCAACTCCCCCACCTACGTCGGCGGCATCCTCGAGATGGCGAATGCCCGGCTGTACACGCACTGGGGCAACCTCACCGAGGCGCTGCGGACCGGCGAGCCGCAGAACGAGGCCAAGGGCGGCGGCGACGACCTGTTCGACGCGCTGTACTCCGACCCCGACCGGCTCCAGCAGTTCCTGCGGGCGATGACCGGCGCGAGCCTCGGCCCCGCGTACGCGCTCGCCGAGGCCTTCCCGTGGAAGGACTACTCCAGCTTCCTCGACGTCGGTTGTGCCCAGGGCGCGGTGCCCGTCGCGCTCGCGAAGGCGCACCCGCACCTGACCGGCGCCGGCTTCGACCTGCCGGCCGTCGAGCCGATCTTCACCGAGTACGTCACCGAGCACGGCGTCGCCGACCGCGTCACCTTCGCCGGCGGGGACTTCTTCACCGACGACCTGCCGAACGCCGACGTCGTCGTGATGGGCCGGATCCTGCACGACTGGCCGTTCGAGACCAAGTTCGAACTGCTCGGCAAGGCCTACGACGCGCTGCCCGAGGGCGGCGCGCTGATCGTCTACGAGACCCTGATCGACGACGACCGGCGCGAGAACGCCTTCGGTCTGCTGATGAGCCTGAACATGCTCATCGAGACTCAGGGCGGCTTCGACTACACCGGCAAGGACTGCAGCGGGTGGATGACGCTCGTCGGCTTCACCGAGACCCGGGTCCAGCACCTCGCCGGACCCGTCTCGATGGTCGTCGGGATCAAGTAG